From a single Gimesia fumaroli genomic region:
- a CDS encoding cytochrome C oxidase subunit IV family protein codes for MSESPAHSYVKYSTIFFALCICTALSIVFDVIDLKEKNFIGLNGVVLVALIVLAIACAKALFVMIYFMHLKFEGKWKYVLLSPTIILAMGLTIAMTPDIGIHYYTNESPQIDYLKQAQQASSESDSAKNAENSHAQ; via the coding sequence ATGTCTGAATCACCAGCTCACTCGTACGTCAAATACTCGACGATCTTCTTTGCCCTCTGTATCTGTACGGCTCTGTCGATCGTGTTTGATGTTATTGATTTAAAAGAGAAAAATTTCATCGGATTAAACGGCGTCGTTTTAGTGGCGTTGATCGTGCTGGCCATCGCCTGTGCCAAGGCGCTGTTCGTTATGATTTATTTCATGCACCTCAAGTTTGAAGGCAAATGGAAATACGTCCTGCTCAGCCCGACCATCATTCTGGCGATGGGCCTGACCATCGCGATGACACCCGATATCGGCATTCATTATTACACAAATGAATCACCACAAATCGATTATCTGAAACAGGCACAACAGGCGAGTTCCGAAAGTGACTCTGCCAAAAACGCCGAAAACAGTCATGC
- a CDS encoding cytochrome c oxidase subunit 3, producing the protein MSHESNSPQYRMGLPIPHSKLGMWLFLATEIMFFSAFIGAYIVLRAGSPGWPTDAEITHIHVWAGGLNTFVLILSSYFVVVALEGMKAEDFAKARRYLFLVLLLACVFLGIKAYEYSGKFEYDILPGHIPETPQMAIDKSMREMKQVVDNRTIALANSKLPEKAEPANPEETVELSGVADEKTEALETPVEELQQQLRTELDSPDTSAARKKELTAFFALDNKYRELNKQALDESITLPEMNQELETLKKNPEYGAFLAPVHHLQPIIYGNLFASVYFLLTGFHALHVVIGMILFLIVLVQGKRLCEKWNDYVENIGLYWHFVDLVWIFLFPLIYII; encoded by the coding sequence ATGAGTCACGAAAGTAATTCACCACAATATCGCATGGGGCTTCCCATACCACATTCCAAGTTAGGCATGTGGCTGTTTCTGGCAACAGAAATCATGTTCTTCTCTGCCTTCATTGGCGCTTACATCGTGCTCCGCGCTGGTTCTCCCGGCTGGCCCACCGATGCCGAAATTACGCACATCCATGTCTGGGCAGGCGGACTGAATACCTTCGTCCTGATTCTCTCCAGTTACTTTGTTGTCGTCGCACTGGAAGGCATGAAAGCGGAAGACTTTGCCAAAGCTCGCCGCTATCTGTTTCTGGTTTTACTGCTGGCCTGTGTCTTTCTCGGCATCAAGGCCTACGAATATTCGGGCAAATTTGAATACGATATACTGCCCGGTCACATTCCCGAAACGCCGCAAATGGCTATTGATAAATCGATGCGGGAAATGAAACAGGTCGTTGATAACCGCACGATCGCACTGGCCAACTCCAAACTACCGGAAAAAGCAGAGCCTGCGAATCCCGAAGAAACAGTCGAATTGTCTGGAGTCGCCGACGAAAAAACGGAAGCGCTCGAAACGCCCGTCGAAGAACTCCAACAACAACTGCGGACAGAACTGGACTCGCCAGACACTTCCGCAGCTCGAAAAAAAGAACTCACCGCGTTCTTTGCCCTCGATAACAAATACCGGGAATTAAATAAGCAGGCCCTCGATGAATCGATCACACTGCCCGAGATGAATCAGGAACTCGAGACACTCAAGAAAAATCCGGAATACGGTGCCTTCCTCGCCCCCGTGCATCACTTGCAACCGATTATCTACGGAAACCTGTTCGCTTCCGTTTACTTCCTGCTGACCGGATTTCATGCACTGCATGTCGTCATTGGCATGATTCTGTTCCTGATTGTATTGGTCCAGGGAAAACGACTTTGTGAGAAATGGAATGACTATGTCGAAAACATCGGCCTGTATTGGCACTTTGTGGACCTGGTCTGGATCTTCCTGTTCCCACTGATTTACATTATTTGA